A region from the Triticum urartu cultivar G1812 chromosome 1, Tu2.1, whole genome shotgun sequence genome encodes:
- the LOC125520663 gene encoding respiratory burst oxidase homolog protein A-like isoform X2 → MFSASLNKLSLSQDEATEYTHLILEEIQTGQGLAKLSGTRKGTLNDLQPTCWSTPIPTKHIQCMTSTAIVFFRAHWRRIWVIVIWLVACAALFTWKFMQYRQRLAFEVMGYCLPTAKGAAETLKFNMAIVLLPVCRNTITWLRRSRSINSVIPFNDNINFHKLVAAGIVIGIILHGGTHLSCDIPRIAMADKTIFGRTIARDFGYHQPSYMEIVTSIEGTTGIAMVVLMLIAFLLASRPSRRNPGSLPPLVRQMAGFNAFWYSHHLFIVVYVLLIVHSMFLFLAKDVSEKTTWVYVVIPVMIYLGERMFRMVRSMAYESKILDAMTYPGKVLSLKMAKPPGFRYQSGMYVFVQCPQVSKFEWHPFSLTSAPDDDHLSIHIRSLGDWSYHVYDMFHEALRCSNLDLPKVSIDGPYGAASQDHSKYEIILLIGLGIGATPFISVLKDIANGLDKEGCAANHHSANGLRKAYFYWVTREQGSFEWFRDIMKEVSARDSKQGVIEMYNYLTSVYQEGDKRSVLISAIQALHFARHGIDIISKTPVRTHFSRPNWPRVFHGLARKHIGERIGVFYCGPDDLGRQLERLCHKMNMRTFTRFVFHKEHF, encoded by the exons ATGTTCAGTGCCTCTTTGAACAAGCTCTCATTAAGCCAAGACGAAGCAACTGAATACACACACTTGATCCTAGAAGAAATCCAAACAGGCCAGGGACTAGCAAAG CTGAGCGGAACAAGAAAGGGGACACTGAATGATCTCCAACCAACTTGCTGGTCAACACCTATACCAACCAAACACATACAATGTATGACATCGACGGCCATTGTCTTCTTTCGTGCTCACTGGAGACGAATATGGGTAATTGTCATCTGGCTTGTAGCATGTGCTGCACTCTTCACTTGGAAGTTCATGCAGTATCGCCAGCGATTGGCATTTGAGGTCATGGGATACTGCCTGCCAACTGCCAAGGGCGCTGCAGAGACTCTTAAGTTTAACATGGCCATTGTGCTCCTACCTGTATGCCGTAACACTATCACTTGGCTTAGGAGAAGCCGTAGCATCAACTCTGTCATTCCATTTAATGACAATATTAACTTCCACAAG CTTGTTGCTGCAGGAATTGTGATCGGCATAATCCTCCATGGTGGTACTCACCTATCATGTGACATCCCAAGGATTGCAATGGCAGATAAGACCATTTTTGGGCGCACAATTGCTCGTGACTTTGGCTATCACCAGCCATCATACATGGAGATAGTGACATCAATCGAGGGGACAACTGGTATAGCCATGGTAGTGCTCATGCTGATTGCTTTCCTGCTTGCCAGTAGGCCTTCAAGAAGAAATCCAGGATCACTCCCACCTCTGGTCAGACAGATGGCGGGATTCAATGCTTTCTGGTATTCACATCATCTGTTCATTGTTGTCTACGTTCTGCTCATCGTGCATTCCATGTTCCTCTTCCTAGCAAAAGATGTATCAGAGAAGACG ACATGGGTGTATGTGGTGATTCCTGTGATGATCTACCTTGGAGAGCGAATGTTCAGGATGGTCAGATCTATGGCATATGAATCGAAGATCCTCGAT GCAATGACTTATCCAGGGAAGGTACTTTCTCTCAAGATGGCAAAGCCTCCAGGTTTTCGCTATCAAAGTGGAATGTATGTCTTTGTCCAATGTCCACAAGTATCGAAGTTTGAATG GCACCCATTTTCTCTTACCTCTGCACCAGATGATGATCATTTGAGCATCCACATCAGATCTCTGGGTGACTGGAGCTACCATGTGTATGATATGTTCCATGAG GCACTGCGTTGCAGCAACCTCGACCTGCCAAAAGTATCCATTGATGGCCCATACGGTGCAGCATCACAAGATCACTCGAAATATGAAATTATCTTGCTAATAGGGCTTGGAATAGGAGCAACACCGTTCATAAGTGTCCTCAAAGACATTGCTAATGGCCTAGATAAG GAAGGCTGCGCAGCAAATCATCATAGTGCCAATGGGCTGAGGAAGGCCTACTTTTATTGGGTGACAAGAGAGCAAGGATCCTTTGAGTGGTTTAGGGACATCATGAAGGAGGTTTCAGCTCGAGACAGCAAACAG GGTGTGATAGAGATGTACAACTATCTAACAAGCGTCTACCAGGAAGGTGATAAGCGGTCAGTGCTGATAAGCGCAATTCAGGCTCTTCATTTTGCGCGCCATGGCATTGATATCATCTCGAAAACTCCA GTCCGTACACACTTTTCGAGACCGAACTGGCCTAGGGTGTTCCATGGTCTTGCAAGAAAACATATCGGTGAAAGGATAG GGGTTTTCTACTGCGGGCCGGATGATTTGGGAAGACAACTGGAAAGACTCTGCCACAAAATGAACATGAGAACATTCACTAGATTTGTGTTCCACAAGGAGCATTTTTAG
- the LOC125520663 gene encoding respiratory burst oxidase homolog protein A-like isoform X1, with protein sequence MSEAHDEFLQVPIMSSEGPVMIQFVSNPSIAGSSDALSASLSACPSGRSASEVEIEVLFHDADGYVYDDDGCCTASLLGCGGEDLESGGATARLLRSPSPGMEFVERDGKGGPKWSEMERVRFGRSCSSPGKAGENESASSAEGPVLVNQNSNPKRSISRSSSHGIRIALDSCERNSSSNLNEKDIKQAIMFSASLNKLSLSQDEATEYTHLILEEIQTGQGLAKLSGTRKGTLNDLQPTCWSTPIPTKHIQCMTSTAIVFFRAHWRRIWVIVIWLVACAALFTWKFMQYRQRLAFEVMGYCLPTAKGAAETLKFNMAIVLLPVCRNTITWLRRSRSINSVIPFNDNINFHKLVAAGIVIGIILHGGTHLSCDIPRIAMADKTIFGRTIARDFGYHQPSYMEIVTSIEGTTGIAMVVLMLIAFLLASRPSRRNPGSLPPLVRQMAGFNAFWYSHHLFIVVYVLLIVHSMFLFLAKDVSEKTTWVYVVIPVMIYLGERMFRMVRSMAYESKILDAMTYPGKVLSLKMAKPPGFRYQSGMYVFVQCPQVSKFEWHPFSLTSAPDDDHLSIHIRSLGDWSYHVYDMFHEALRCSNLDLPKVSIDGPYGAASQDHSKYEIILLIGLGIGATPFISVLKDIANGLDKEGCAANHHSANGLRKAYFYWVTREQGSFEWFRDIMKEVSARDSKQGVIEMYNYLTSVYQEGDKRSVLISAIQALHFARHGIDIISKTPVRTHFSRPNWPRVFHGLARKHIGERIGVFYCGPDDLGRQLERLCHKMNMRTFTRFVFHKEHF encoded by the exons ATGTCCGAGGCCCATGATGAGTTTCTTCAGGTACCGATCATGTCCTCGGAGGGTCCGGTGATGATACAGTTCGTGTCCAACCCCAGCATCGCCGGCAGCAGCGACGCGCTGTCGGCGTCGCTCAGCGCCTGCCCATCGGGGAGGTCGGCGTCGGAGGTAGAGATCGAAGTGCTCTTCCATGACGCCGACGGTTACGTCTACGACGACGATGGCTGCTGCACGGCGTCATTGCTCGGCTGCGGCGGCGAGGACTTGGAGTCGGGCGGGGCGACGGCAAGGCTGCTTCGCTCGCCGTCGCCGGGCATGGAGTTCGTGGAGCGTGACGGCAAGGGGGGGCCCAAGTGGAGCGAGATGGAGCGAGTGAGGTTTGGCCGCTCGTGCTCGTCGCCTGGGAAGGCTG GTGAAAATGAGTCTGCTAGTTCGGCGGAAGGGCCTGTTTTGGTCAATCAAAACAGCAATCCTAAAAGATCCATCAGTCGTTCTTCTAGCCATGGGATCAGAATAGCATTGGATAG CTGTGAAAGAAACTCAAGTAGCAATCTCAATGAAAAAGATATCAAACAG GCGATAATGTTCAGTGCCTCTTTGAACAAGCTCTCATTAAGCCAAGACGAAGCAACTGAATACACACACTTGATCCTAGAAGAAATCCAAACAGGCCAGGGACTAGCAAAG CTGAGCGGAACAAGAAAGGGGACACTGAATGATCTCCAACCAACTTGCTGGTCAACACCTATACCAACCAAACACATACAATGTATGACATCGACGGCCATTGTCTTCTTTCGTGCTCACTGGAGACGAATATGGGTAATTGTCATCTGGCTTGTAGCATGTGCTGCACTCTTCACTTGGAAGTTCATGCAGTATCGCCAGCGATTGGCATTTGAGGTCATGGGATACTGCCTGCCAACTGCCAAGGGCGCTGCAGAGACTCTTAAGTTTAACATGGCCATTGTGCTCCTACCTGTATGCCGTAACACTATCACTTGGCTTAGGAGAAGCCGTAGCATCAACTCTGTCATTCCATTTAATGACAATATTAACTTCCACAAG CTTGTTGCTGCAGGAATTGTGATCGGCATAATCCTCCATGGTGGTACTCACCTATCATGTGACATCCCAAGGATTGCAATGGCAGATAAGACCATTTTTGGGCGCACAATTGCTCGTGACTTTGGCTATCACCAGCCATCATACATGGAGATAGTGACATCAATCGAGGGGACAACTGGTATAGCCATGGTAGTGCTCATGCTGATTGCTTTCCTGCTTGCCAGTAGGCCTTCAAGAAGAAATCCAGGATCACTCCCACCTCTGGTCAGACAGATGGCGGGATTCAATGCTTTCTGGTATTCACATCATCTGTTCATTGTTGTCTACGTTCTGCTCATCGTGCATTCCATGTTCCTCTTCCTAGCAAAAGATGTATCAGAGAAGACG ACATGGGTGTATGTGGTGATTCCTGTGATGATCTACCTTGGAGAGCGAATGTTCAGGATGGTCAGATCTATGGCATATGAATCGAAGATCCTCGAT GCAATGACTTATCCAGGGAAGGTACTTTCTCTCAAGATGGCAAAGCCTCCAGGTTTTCGCTATCAAAGTGGAATGTATGTCTTTGTCCAATGTCCACAAGTATCGAAGTTTGAATG GCACCCATTTTCTCTTACCTCTGCACCAGATGATGATCATTTGAGCATCCACATCAGATCTCTGGGTGACTGGAGCTACCATGTGTATGATATGTTCCATGAG GCACTGCGTTGCAGCAACCTCGACCTGCCAAAAGTATCCATTGATGGCCCATACGGTGCAGCATCACAAGATCACTCGAAATATGAAATTATCTTGCTAATAGGGCTTGGAATAGGAGCAACACCGTTCATAAGTGTCCTCAAAGACATTGCTAATGGCCTAGATAAG GAAGGCTGCGCAGCAAATCATCATAGTGCCAATGGGCTGAGGAAGGCCTACTTTTATTGGGTGACAAGAGAGCAAGGATCCTTTGAGTGGTTTAGGGACATCATGAAGGAGGTTTCAGCTCGAGACAGCAAACAG GGTGTGATAGAGATGTACAACTATCTAACAAGCGTCTACCAGGAAGGTGATAAGCGGTCAGTGCTGATAAGCGCAATTCAGGCTCTTCATTTTGCGCGCCATGGCATTGATATCATCTCGAAAACTCCA GTCCGTACACACTTTTCGAGACCGAACTGGCCTAGGGTGTTCCATGGTCTTGCAAGAAAACATATCGGTGAAAGGATAG GGGTTTTCTACTGCGGGCCGGATGATTTGGGAAGACAACTGGAAAGACTCTGCCACAAAATGAACATGAGAACATTCACTAGATTTGTGTTCCACAAGGAGCATTTTTAG